Proteins from one Salvelinus sp. IW2-2015 linkage group LG32, ASM291031v2, whole genome shotgun sequence genomic window:
- the LOC111956304 gene encoding coiled-coil domain-containing protein 178 isoform X3, which yields MPEVEPLRFPSREDGPSLQDQVXLQAVCPSRRRSCALVNTPSPCVNKAVCHIQELKRKVENWCQQSGNVQHQMSHEKQQKSKTFRLISSESVSSMIPTELYIEGIGLSARGEREGDLLSPLRKETTDVLVEVVYLIERLEADRQDAEEALQSEKKRRRTLGGKMYSISLWKQQEFPVAVQKEHEACTRDISELKWHLKLRRDKLHQVTDRMIKTEVLNQRLNEDIDFIKKNGPLVKEKLQLESDFMIQINTAQRKALETFSKTFSELKSFQEDMRKEELKADEDRGLMFNELKGIRNLLNDRLTEFQQLIDYWDGYCITLKETEEMVALKEEEWGDMSQRIPVLEVKETAVNELVVELNIFIEVEGRKIAQLKEEISELQKEVHATRLAGEAAVSHSEEVFCKKHQDILALHEENKEYELETEDYSNMIYESEQAVKQLQKERKRMLQKISVNEEQREEAKEELSQVAAMHANTKVNLEELEQQTFMEEQRMRKVIENLKKDMMSEMKAMAILKDTLTTFKAELHQEQTNTENARWELHKEFEEVSSATKQLEIEMEKLRKIYNDKSEKIERLREKLCDVLTEHKNTTNCLKKERNLKLDHLNTVKELHQDVTKRFDHALSRITVLTAKSKEYRTESDRMEETAATMPDVIEELQSVFDAVEFKNQTATLIMNTLDRDITNCQQRIEQAVQTHTTLFTTRQQKMEETKSVFLVLLVLTFACPDSEPACLTILPAPDLEPASRPVPFWTLTWL from the exons ATGCCTGAAGTTGAACCACTCAGATTTCCATCAAGGGAGGACGGGCCAAGTTTACAAG ATCAGGTAGKTCTTCAAGCAGTGTGCCCCAGCAGACGTCGCAGTTGTGCCCTGGTTAACACCCCCTCACCGTGCGTCAACAAAGCTGTTTGCCATATTCAGGAGCTGAAGAGGAAAGTGGAGAACTGGTGTCAACAG TCAGGAAATGTTCAGCATCAGATGTCTCATGAAAAACAGCAAAAAAGCAAAACTTTTAG ATTGATTTCCAGTGAATCTGTGTCTTCAATGATACCTACAGAGTTATACATCGAAGGCATTGGACTAAGTGCAAGAGGTGAAAGAG AGGGTGACCTGTTGTCTCCGCTGCGTAAGGAAACCACGGACGTCCTGGTAGAAGTAGTGTATCTGATTGAACGTCTGGAAGCTGATCGCCAGGATGCAGAGGAGGCTCTACAGtcggagaagaagagaaggagaactTTAGGGGGGAAAATGTATAGTATTTCACTGTGGAAGCAGCAGGAGTTCCCTGTAGCTGTCCAGAAAG AGCATGAGGCCTGTACCAGAGACATCAGTGAATTGAAATGGCATCTGAAATTGAGAAGAGATAAACTTCACCAAGTGACAGATAGAATGATCAAGACAGAGGTTCTGAATCAGCGGTTAAATGAGGACATTGATTTCATCAAGAAAAATGGGCCTCTTGTGAAGGAAAAACTGCAGCTGGAGAGTGATTTCATGATCCAAATTAATACGGCTCAACGTAAG gcCCTTGAGACATTTTCAAAGACCTTCAGTGAACTGAAGAGTTTTCAAGAAGACATGAGAAAGGAAGAACTGAAAGCAGATGAGGATAGAGGTTTGATGTTCAATGAACTTAAGGGCATCAGGAATCTGCTAAATGACAGACT AACTGAATTCCAGCAGCTGATAGATTATTGGGATGGCTACTGCATTACAttgaaggagacagaggagatggtggctttgaaggaggaggagtggggagaCATGTCACAACGTATCCCTGTGCTAGAGGTGAAGGAGACTGCAGTCAATGAACTG GTTGTGGAGTTGAACATATTTATTGAGGTTGAAGGTAGAAAAATTGCACAATTAAAGGAAGAGATTTCAGAGCTGCAGAAAGAAGTCCATGCAACT AGACTTGCAGGTGAAGCGGCGGTCTCTCACTCCGAGGAGGTGTTCTGTAAGAAACATCAGGACATCTTGGCTCTCCACGAGGAAAACAAAGAGTATGAACTAGAGACTGAGGACTACAGTAACATGATCTATGAGAG TGAACAGGCAGTGAAGCAGCTTCAGAAGGAGAGGAAGCGCATGCTACAGAAGATCAGTGTgaatgaggaacagagagaagaggccAAGGAGGAGTTGTCCCAGGTGGCAGCAATGCACGCTAACACCAAGGTCAACCTGGAGGAGCTGGAGCAGCAGACCTTCATGGAGGAGCAGAGGATGAGG AAAGTGATTGAGAATCTGAAGAAAGACATGATGAGCGAGATGAAAGCCATGGCCATTCTGAAG GATACATTAACAACATTTAAAGCAGAATTACATCAGGAGCAAACCAACACAGAAAACGCCAGATGGGAACTTCATAAGGAATTTGAAGAGGTGTCATCAGCTACAAAACAACTGGAAATTGAAATGGAAAAACTGAGAAAGATTTACAATGATAAATCTGAG AAAATTGAACGTTTAAGGGAGAAACTCTGTGATGTTCTAACAGaacacaaaaacactacaaaTTGTCTGAAAAAGGAAAGAAACCTGAAACTTGACCATCTAAATACAGTCAAG GAATTACACCAAGATGTTACCAAGAGGTTTGACCACGCCTTGAGCAGAATCACAGTCCTCACTGCTAAGTCCAAAGAGTACAGAACAGAGTCTGACAGGATGGAGGAAACAGCAGCCACAATGCCAGATGTCATTGAAGAACTACA GTCCGTCTTTGATGCCGTAGAGTTCAAAAACCAAACAGCTACGTTGATCATGAACACCTTAGACCGTGATATCACCAACTGTCAACAACGGATTGAGCAAGCAGTGCAAACTCACACTACTCTATTCACAACCAGACAGCAAAAAATGGAGGAAACCAAG tctgtttttctcgtcctcctggttctgacctttgcctgtcctgactctgagcctgcctgcctgaccattctgcctgcccctgacctcgagcctgcctcccgccctgtaccgttttggactctgacctggttatga